TACATATCGTATCTCTTTCTCTTCTCTGGATCTGAAAGAACTTCGTATGCCTCATTTATCTCTGCCATCTTTTTGGCAGCTTCTGGATCGTCTTTGTGTAAATCAGGATGATACTTCTTTACAAGTCTCCTATATGCCCTCTTTATCTCCTCGGGGGTGGCATTCCTATCCACCCCCAGTATCTCATAATAATCCTTTTTCATTACTTAACTTCGTAGTCTCCGTCAATGGTTCCTTTATCGTCTCCTTTATCCTTTTTATTTTTGTCTTCTGGTGGTTTCTGTTGCGTTTGAGTTTTCTTGTATATCTCCTCTCCAATCTTTGCAAGCGCCTTATTTACCTCATCAATCTTCTTTTTTACCTCATCCATCTTGTTTTCTTTAAGGAGTTTCTCAAGTTCATTAATCTTTTTCTCAGCATTCTCATAGACATCTTTACTCACCTTATCCTTGTTCTCTCTGAGAGTCTTCCTTCCAGTGTAAATTATCTGATCAGCAGTATTCCTTAACTCTATCTCTTCCTTTCTCTTTTTATCCTCCTCTGCAAACTTTTCTGCCTCTTTTCTCATTCTTTCCACCTCTTCTTCAGAAAGCTTTACAGCATTCGTCACTGTTATGTGTTGGCTTTTACCGGTTCCAAGATCCTTTGCAGTTACATGGAGTATTCCATTCTCATCTATCTCATATGTTACCTCTATCTTTGGAACACCTCTTGGAGCAGGTGGTATTCCATCAAGTATGAATCTTCCAAGGGAAACATTGTCTTTGGCGAGAGGTCTCTCTCCTTGAAGTATGTGAATCTCTACAGAGGTTTGATTATCTGCTGCAGTTGTGAAGATCTGAGTTTTCTTTATAGGTATAGGGGAATTTCTTTCTATCATCTTTGTAAAAACTCCTCCAAGGGTCTCAATTCCAAGGGTAAGGGGTGTGACATCCTGAAGCACTATCTCCTGCTTAACACTTCCCTCTATTATCCCCGCTTGAATGGCTGCTCCAGTTGCTACACACTCCATTGGATCAATTCCTCTCTCAGGGGGTTTACCAAAGAAATCTTCAATGAACTTTTGAACAATAGGCATCCTTGTAGGTCCACCCACAAGGATTATCTTATCTATATCCTTTGGTTCAAGTTTAGCATCTTCAAGAGCACGGGTTAAAGGATCTCTACATTTTTCCACTATCGGTTTCACAAGTTCCTCAAGTAGAGCTCTTGAAATCCTCATAACAAGGTGCTTTGGTTCATTTCCAATACTTGTTATAAACGGGAGATTTATCTCTGTTTCAAGAACGCTGGAAAGTTCAATTTTTGCCTTCTCCACTGCTTCTCTCAACCTTGGAAGAGCTTGCTTGTCCTCTCTTAAATCAACTCCTGTGTCTTTTTTAAATTGCTCAATAACATAATTCATCAATGCCTCATCCATGTCTCTTCCACCGAGTTTGGTATCACCTGCAGTTGATATAACCTGAAACACTCCCTCTCCAAAATCCATTATAGTCACATCAAGGGTTCCACCACCAAAATCAAAAACAAGGATCTTCAATTCCTCTTCACTTTTGTTAAGTCCGTATGCAAAAGCTGCAGCGGTAGGCTCATTTATAAGTCTTACAACCTCAAGTCCTGCAATCTTTCCTGCATTCTTTGTAGCCTGCCTCTGGTTATCATTAAAATATGCAGGTACAGTTATCACGGCTTTTTCAACCTTTTCCCCAAGAAAAGCCTCTGCGTCTCTTTTTATCTTCTGCAGAATGAAAGCTGATATTTGTTCAGGTGTATATTCCTTTCCAAATATCTTTACCTTATAGTCTGTTCCCATTTTTCTCTTTATGCCTGTAACTGTTCCTTCAGGATTTAGAGCCATCTGTCTCCTCGCTGGTTCTCCCACAAGGAGTTGTCCATCCTTAGTAAATGCAACCACAGAGGGAACAGTTTTTCCTCCAAGAGATGTTCCTTCTGCAGCAGGTATTATTGTTGGTTTTCCACCAACGATAGCTGCAGCAGCAGAGTTAGATGTACCAAGGTCTATTCCTATAATTCTTCCCATTTTAGTTCACCTCCTTCTTATATACTTTGACATAAGCTGGTCTTAAGAGTAAATCGCCTATCTTGTAACCCTTTCTTAAAACAACGCTTATCTTACCATCCTTTTCTTCATCGTTGGTTAAATCTATGGAGACAACCTGATGAAGATTAGGATTAAAGGGTTCTCCTGTTTTTCCAATTTCCTCAACGCCCTCATTTCTTAAGAAATCTATAAATTGTTTCTCTATAAGCTCCAATCCTTTCCTTAATTTCTCGTCTTTAAAATTCATCTTTGCTCCTTCAAAACTATCAAGTATGTTAAGGAGAGAAGAAATTATTTCGCCTCTCTGGGTCAGTTTTCTTTTTTCCTCTTCTCTTTCAATTTTTCTTTGAAAATACTGGAAATCTCTCCTTTCCTTCTTGATAAGAAAGGAAAGAGCTCTAATCTCCTCCTTAAGCTCCTTTATCCTTCTCTCCTTATCCTTTATAACTTCAATAAGATAAGGTGTAAGATCCTCTCTTTTAGTCATATCACCTCCTTTTTTAGCACTCAAAACCTTTAGGTGCTAATTTCAAGAAAAATTTTACATTAAAAAGTCGGATTTGTCAACCATGGATTGGCATTTGACAGATTCAGGTAAAAAATATATAATTTTGTCAAAACAAATTCAAGGAGGTGGAGTGATGATTATCTCCAAACGAGCAATTGGGATACTGTTAATTTTGATGTTGGTTGTAAGTTTGGTTTCTCTGTCTTTCTTCTCTGCCTGTGCCCCTAAGGAAGAGAAACCACAAGAGGAGGAGGGTGTAAAGAAGGTATTTTTTGGAATTGCAACTGGAGGAACTGGAGGAACATACTTCCCAGTGGGAGGAGCAATTGCACAGGTTGTATCAAACTTTGCAGACTATGATAATGTGGATGTTGTGGCCACAGCACAGACAAGTGGAGCATCTGTGGCAAACTGTAACTTAATTGGAAAACATGAGATTGAATCTGCCTTTGCACAGAATAATGTTGTTTACTGGGCTTATACAGGAACAGAGATATTCAAAGATAAGGAGCCAATCAAGAATTTGAGAGTTATCGCTTCTCTTTATCCAGAAACAATTCAGATAGTTGCTTTAAAGAAATCTGGAATAAAAACCGTTGAGGATCTAAAGGGAAAGAAGGTAGCCGTTGGTGATGTTGGAAGTGGAACAGAGGTTGATGCAAGAACAATACTTAATCTTCATGGAATAACATACGATGATATTGACGAACAGTATATGTCATTCTCAGAAGCAACTGACGCACTCAAAGATGAAAGAATTGATGC
This DNA window, taken from Caldisericia bacterium, encodes the following:
- the dnaK gene encoding molecular chaperone DnaK codes for the protein MGRIIGIDLGTSNSAAAAIVGGKPTIIPAAEGTSLGGKTVPSVVAFTKDGQLLVGEPARRQMALNPEGTVTGIKRKMGTDYKVKIFGKEYTPEQISAFILQKIKRDAEAFLGEKVEKAVITVPAYFNDNQRQATKNAGKIAGLEVVRLINEPTAAAFAYGLNKSEEELKILVFDFGGGTLDVTIMDFGEGVFQVISTAGDTKLGGRDMDEALMNYVIEQFKKDTGVDLREDKQALPRLREAVEKAKIELSSVLETEINLPFITSIGNEPKHLVMRISRALLEELVKPIVEKCRDPLTRALEDAKLEPKDIDKIILVGGPTRMPIVQKFIEDFFGKPPERGIDPMECVATGAAIQAGIIEGSVKQEIVLQDVTPLTLGIETLGGVFTKMIERNSPIPIKKTQIFTTAADNQTSVEIHILQGERPLAKDNVSLGRFILDGIPPAPRGVPKIEVTYEIDENGILHVTAKDLGTGKSQHITVTNAVKLSEEEVERMRKEAEKFAEEDKKRKEEIELRNTADQIIYTGRKTLRENKDKVSKDVYENAEKKINELEKLLKENKMDEVKKKIDEVNKALAKIGEEIYKKTQTQQKPPEDKNKKDKGDDKGTIDGDYEVK
- a CDS encoding nucleotide exchange factor GrpE, encoding MTKREDLTPYLIEVIKDKERRIKELKEEIRALSFLIKKERRDFQYFQRKIEREEEKRKLTQRGEIISSLLNILDSFEGAKMNFKDEKLRKGLELIEKQFIDFLRNEGVEEIGKTGEPFNPNLHQVVSIDLTNDEEKDGKISVVLRKGYKIGDLLLRPAYVKVYKKEVN
- a CDS encoding TAXI family TRAP transporter solute-binding subunit → MIISKRAIGILLILMLVVSLVSLSFFSACAPKEEKPQEEEGVKKVFFGIATGGTGGTYFPVGGAIAQVVSNFADYDNVDVVATAQTSGASVANCNLIGKHEIESAFAQNNVVYWAYTGTEIFKDKEPIKNLRVIASLYPETIQIVALKKSGIKTVEDLKGKKVAVGDVGSGTEVDARTILNLHGITYDDIDEQYMSFSEATDALKDERIDAAFVTAGYPTSSIVSLATTKDIVLVNITPEMVQKLVKEVPYYAPATIPAGTYKGQDEDVTTVTCLAQWVCDADLDEDLVYNVTKALWEHRDFVEKVHAKGKDITLETALDGVAIPLHPGAEKYYKEKGLIH